The Gemmata palustris genome includes a region encoding these proteins:
- a CDS encoding ATP-grasp domain-containing protein has product MRLRRVYIKRAGGEIASEACYTAWRGFSHLAYPLDFFEWEDLTQKCLRLDPLTLVVGGTVAVHMALRQIGAPVPPPLNLPGPLLGFAGRAVWETTLGAVRERFRSPDASPLFIKPQVETKSFAGAVVTGAVELGRLQHLDDDTRIQTAEPVAFVSEWRYFVHRGAVVGLAHYRGEWSIVPDSDTVRRAVAAYSPGPVACALDFGVTADGRTLLVEANDAFALGAYGLDAVTYARMLEDRWLQVVGVEA; this is encoded by the coding sequence ATGAGGCTGCGGCGCGTGTACATCAAGAGGGCCGGTGGCGAGATCGCTAGCGAGGCCTGTTACACCGCCTGGCGCGGGTTCTCTCACCTCGCGTACCCGCTCGACTTCTTCGAGTGGGAGGATCTGACCCAGAAGTGCCTCCGGCTCGACCCGCTCACCCTCGTTGTCGGGGGCACCGTGGCCGTTCACATGGCCCTGCGACAGATCGGCGCCCCCGTGCCGCCGCCCTTGAACTTGCCCGGTCCGCTGCTCGGTTTCGCCGGCCGCGCGGTCTGGGAGACGACCCTCGGGGCCGTGCGCGAGCGCTTCCGTTCTCCAGACGCTTCTCCGCTGTTCATCAAACCGCAAGTGGAGACCAAATCGTTCGCCGGGGCCGTCGTTACCGGAGCGGTCGAATTGGGGCGGCTGCAGCACCTCGACGACGACACCCGTATTCAAACCGCCGAACCGGTCGCGTTCGTGTCGGAGTGGCGGTACTTCGTTCACCGCGGAGCAGTTGTGGGGTTGGCCCACTACAGGGGTGAGTGGTCGATCGTGCCGGACAGTGACACGGTGCGCCGGGCCGTCGCCGCGTACTCACCCGGTCCGGTCGCGTGCGCGCTGGACTTCGGCGTCACGGCCGACGGGCGCACCTTACTGGTCGAGGCGAACGACGCATTCGCCCTCGGAGCTTATGGCCTGGACGCAGTCACTTACGCTCGCATGCTGGAGGACCGTTGGCTGCAAGTGGTCGGCGTCGAGGCGTAA
- a CDS encoding MFS transporter, with translation MSTVVAPHLTTEAPRIAPRDRIGLNAANFFLAELTGVVIPFLAKMLADRSWRDDAIQYTAAACGLGVFLAQTPAGLLTDRSRNRRLLLAGASLVVGACFGLLPLAPDTGWLIGLLVFLGGVGQAFFVPLLGALALGLAGPAVLHKVMGENQGWNHAGNIAAAFTAMTVAAWLGLPAVFYTVCVVSAFAAASAFLIRGSDLKGGPGTVVEAGPGLRALFRDRRVVVLFAAVALFHLANAPVMPLVGQYIARLGGSDTQVAAVVLVAQAVMIPVAVLSGWACNRWGRKPVLAIGFVALPVRILLYSFTSDPWVLVALQVFDGIGAGVYGVVATVVCADLTRTRGGFNALQGVLATALAVGGVLGPLVAGPIVQHLGFAPAFRAFALVAAVGAGVFLALMPETKEDVS, from the coding sequence ATGTCCACCGTCGTGGCCCCCCACCTGACCACCGAGGCCCCGCGGATCGCCCCGCGGGACCGGATCGGGCTGAACGCGGCCAACTTCTTCCTGGCCGAACTGACGGGCGTCGTGATCCCGTTCCTGGCGAAGATGCTGGCCGACCGGAGCTGGCGCGACGACGCGATCCAGTACACGGCCGCCGCGTGCGGGCTGGGCGTGTTCCTCGCGCAAACACCGGCCGGGTTGCTCACAGACCGGTCCCGTAACCGCCGGCTCCTGCTCGCCGGCGCGTCACTCGTCGTCGGGGCGTGCTTCGGGTTGCTCCCGCTGGCGCCCGACACCGGCTGGCTCATCGGCCTGTTGGTGTTCCTCGGCGGCGTCGGGCAGGCGTTCTTCGTCCCGCTGCTCGGCGCGCTCGCGCTCGGCCTCGCGGGGCCGGCGGTGCTCCACAAGGTCATGGGCGAGAACCAGGGGTGGAACCACGCGGGCAACATCGCGGCGGCGTTCACCGCCATGACCGTCGCCGCGTGGCTCGGGCTGCCGGCCGTCTTTTACACCGTCTGCGTCGTGTCCGCGTTCGCCGCCGCGAGCGCCTTCCTGATTCGGGGCTCCGATCTGAAAGGGGGACCGGGAACGGTGGTCGAGGCCGGGCCGGGGCTACGGGCACTGTTCCGCGACCGGCGGGTGGTCGTGCTGTTCGCGGCGGTGGCGCTGTTCCACCTGGCGAACGCGCCGGTCATGCCGCTCGTGGGCCAGTACATCGCCCGCCTGGGTGGGAGCGACACGCAAGTGGCGGCGGTGGTGCTGGTCGCCCAGGCGGTGATGATCCCGGTCGCCGTGCTGTCCGGGTGGGCGTGCAACCGGTGGGGCCGCAAGCCGGTGCTCGCGATCGGGTTCGTTGCCCTGCCGGTTCGCATCCTGTTGTACTCGTTCACGTCCGACCCGTGGGTCCTGGTCGCGCTCCAGGTGTTCGACGGGATCGGGGCGGGCGTCTACGGCGTGGTCGCGACCGTGGTGTGTGCCGATCTGACCCGCACGCGGGGCGGGTTCAACGCGCTCCAGGGGGTGCTCGCGACGGCCTTGGCGGTGGGCGGGGTTCTGGGGCCGCTCGTGGCCGGCCCGATCGTGCAGCACCTGGGGTTCGCGCCCGCGTTCCGGGCGTTCGCCCTCGTCGCCGCGGTGGGGGCCGGGGTGTTCCTCGCGCTCATGCCCGAAACCAAGGAGGACGTGTCGTGA
- a CDS encoding DUF4082 domain-containing protein yields the protein MRQFWLIACVVTTALLGTTQAQAGFLVSGAGSGNNSGFQSNQTGTVGFEFTVGSQDLVVTSLGVLDLDFIAAGNGLAYAHKVSLWDATGTTLLGSATVPAGTTAPLVNGFRFVELATSIKILAGQSYVLGAYYEDPQGVFANDLFRSNNAGQMQAIISADVTYVQGRFAFGNVFPGSPASTGYVGPNFEYGVFSDPPVTATPEPASLVSGLIGLATLGGLRLRRKASATIV from the coding sequence ATGAGACAGTTTTGGTTGATCGCGTGCGTAGTAACGACAGCATTGCTTGGCACAACACAGGCTCAAGCGGGGTTCCTGGTCAGCGGCGCCGGTTCCGGGAACAACAGCGGTTTTCAGTCGAATCAAACCGGTACGGTAGGGTTCGAATTCACGGTCGGCAGCCAGGACCTTGTTGTTACCAGCCTCGGCGTTTTGGACCTGGACTTCATCGCCGCCGGGAACGGTCTCGCATACGCGCACAAAGTTTCTCTCTGGGATGCTACCGGCACCACGCTCCTCGGGAGTGCGACCGTCCCGGCCGGCACCACGGCACCTCTGGTCAACGGGTTCCGCTTCGTCGAACTCGCGACATCAATCAAGATCCTGGCGGGTCAGAGTTACGTGTTGGGAGCCTATTATGAGGACCCCCAGGGCGTTTTTGCCAACGACCTCTTTCGCTCCAACAATGCGGGCCAGATGCAAGCGATCATCTCTGCCGATGTGACCTACGTACAGGGGCGATTCGCCTTTGGGAACGTGTTCCCGGGTTCCCCCGCGAGCACCGGTTACGTCGGCCCGAACTTTGAATACGGCGTTTTCTCTGATCCACCCGTCACGGCGACACCGGAGCCCGCATCTCTTGTCAGCGGGTTGATCGGTCTGGCGACTCTCGGCGGCCTCCGACTCCGCCGCAAAGCCAGCGCGACCATCGTTTAA
- a CDS encoding TIGR02996 domain-containing protein, which translates to MATSTETAFLHAIAANRSGATVRLTFADWLDEFGSRPGRCETAAGSVDRGIVTSRAVVV; encoded by the coding sequence ATCGCGACGTCTACGGAAACGGCGTTTCTTCACGCGATCGCAGCGAACCGGAGCGGCGCCACCGTGCGCCTCACATTTGCCGACTGGCTCGATGAGTTCGGTTCGCGCCCCGGCCGATGCGAAACAGCCGCGGGCAGCGTTGATCGCGGAATCGTGACCTCCCGTGCGGTCGTGGTCTGA
- a CDS encoding DUF1549 and DUF1553 domain-containing protein, whose protein sequence is MPKHVQRWAILLAFVATHGTNATRAGAAEINPSDVKSIAINPPKVALTGADDATQLVVTGTLNDGRLVDLTADATYTVADGKLAAALVGGRIVPRANGSSEVVATFGGKTARVPLGVKSLGENLPLNFTNQVVPIFTKLGCNSGGCHGKLAGQNGFRLSLLGFEPDLDFMTLVKESRGRRLFPANPDASLFLMKATGRAPHGGGKKMDPDSDEYKLVRRWIAAGMPWGDEKDPKVTKISVYPEHRVLSRQSKQQFAVYAHYTDGTVEDITRRAQYESNDPEIATVEERGLVHTLGMSGEAAVMARYQGMVAVFRATVPLGVKTPDWTFAEKTVVDKFTAKKWKELGLVPSELCSDEQFIRRVYIDVTGSLPTPKDVLAFTADADPAKRDKLVDKLLDSPEYAFYFANKWADILRVKRRQQADRAPGTFAFHEWIREQVAADTPYSDFARAIIASSGDERKSPPTVWYKEVEKAEQFVDDVSQVFLGQRLACAQCHHHPYEKWSQDDYWGLAAFYGRIGRKEVRLPNTDPNRQDNRVQTIYIRTTGSVQNKRTQKPAEPKPLDADPMVVSTDDDPRQKLVDWMVDAKNPFFAKTVANRYWAHFFGRGIVDPLDDMRITNPPSNPELLDALAKNLVDNKYSLKALVKTICKSRTYQLSSAPNDFNKHDKQTYARYYPKRLQAEVLLDALCQVTDSPSRFNGLPADKNAPNRAIMLPDESFQSYFLDVNGRPQRISACECERVSEANLAAVLHMLNSDEVEGKIKRGGGRADALTKADDKRPDEEKVTDLFLWVFARKPTKDDLDGAIEHIKKLEAKGGAAGKKTAYENILWALVNTKEFWFNQ, encoded by the coding sequence ATGCCGAAGCACGTCCAACGCTGGGCCATTCTCCTCGCCTTTGTTGCGACGCATGGAACCAACGCGACCCGGGCCGGGGCCGCTGAAATCAACCCCTCGGATGTGAAGAGCATCGCGATTAATCCGCCCAAGGTGGCGCTCACGGGCGCCGACGACGCGACGCAACTCGTCGTGACCGGCACGTTGAACGACGGGCGACTGGTGGACCTCACCGCGGACGCGACTTACACCGTTGCCGACGGGAAATTGGCCGCCGCGCTCGTGGGCGGGCGCATCGTTCCGCGTGCGAACGGGTCGTCGGAGGTCGTGGCGACGTTCGGAGGGAAAACCGCGCGGGTGCCCCTCGGGGTCAAGAGCTTGGGCGAGAACCTGCCACTGAACTTCACGAACCAAGTAGTGCCGATCTTCACGAAGCTCGGCTGCAACTCCGGCGGGTGCCACGGCAAACTCGCGGGGCAGAACGGCTTTCGGCTGTCGCTGCTCGGGTTCGAGCCGGACCTCGATTTCATGACGCTCGTGAAGGAGAGTCGCGGTCGGCGCCTGTTCCCCGCGAACCCGGACGCGAGCCTCTTTCTGATGAAGGCCACCGGGCGCGCCCCGCATGGTGGCGGTAAGAAGATGGACCCCGACTCCGACGAGTACAAGCTCGTTCGGCGCTGGATCGCGGCCGGGATGCCGTGGGGTGACGAGAAAGACCCGAAGGTCACCAAGATCAGCGTGTACCCCGAGCACCGCGTGCTGAGCCGGCAGAGCAAGCAGCAGTTCGCGGTGTACGCACACTACACCGACGGCACGGTGGAAGACATCACGCGCCGGGCACAGTACGAGAGCAACGACCCGGAAATCGCCACGGTCGAAGAGCGCGGACTGGTCCACACGCTCGGCATGAGCGGCGAGGCCGCGGTGATGGCCCGGTACCAGGGCATGGTCGCGGTGTTTCGCGCCACGGTGCCGCTCGGCGTGAAGACGCCCGACTGGACCTTCGCCGAGAAAACAGTGGTCGATAAGTTCACGGCCAAGAAGTGGAAAGAACTCGGGCTGGTCCCCTCCGAACTGTGCAGCGACGAGCAGTTCATCCGCCGCGTGTACATTGATGTGACCGGTTCTCTCCCCACGCCGAAGGACGTGCTCGCGTTCACCGCGGACGCGGACCCGGCCAAGCGCGACAAGTTGGTCGACAAACTGCTCGATTCGCCGGAGTACGCCTTCTACTTCGCGAACAAGTGGGCCGACATCCTCCGCGTGAAGCGCCGGCAGCAGGCCGACCGCGCGCCGGGCACGTTCGCGTTCCACGAGTGGATTCGCGAGCAGGTGGCCGCGGACACACCGTACAGCGACTTCGCGCGGGCGATCATCGCGTCCAGCGGCGACGAGCGCAAGAGCCCGCCGACCGTGTGGTACAAGGAAGTCGAGAAGGCCGAGCAGTTCGTGGACGACGTGAGCCAGGTGTTCCTGGGCCAGCGGTTGGCGTGCGCCCAGTGCCACCACCACCCCTACGAGAAGTGGTCGCAGGACGATTACTGGGGGCTGGCCGCGTTCTACGGCCGCATCGGGCGCAAGGAAGTACGGCTGCCCAACACGGACCCGAACCGCCAGGACAACCGGGTCCAGACGATCTACATCCGCACCACCGGCAGCGTGCAGAACAAGCGCACGCAGAAGCCCGCCGAGCCGAAGCCGCTCGACGCGGACCCGATGGTCGTCTCCACCGACGACGACCCGCGGCAGAAGCTCGTGGACTGGATGGTGGACGCGAAGAACCCGTTCTTCGCGAAGACGGTGGCGAACCGGTACTGGGCACACTTCTTCGGGCGCGGGATCGTGGACCCGCTCGACGACATGCGCATCACCAACCCGCCGTCGAACCCGGAACTGCTCGACGCGCTCGCGAAAAACTTGGTGGACAACAAGTACAGCCTGAAGGCGCTCGTCAAGACGATCTGCAAGAGCCGGACGTACCAACTGAGCAGTGCGCCGAACGACTTCAACAAGCACGACAAGCAGACCTACGCCCGCTACTACCCGAAGCGGCTCCAGGCGGAAGTGCTGCTTGATGCGCTGTGCCAGGTGACCGACAGCCCGTCGCGGTTCAACGGGCTCCCGGCAGACAAGAACGCCCCGAACCGGGCGATCATGCTGCCGGACGAGTCGTTCCAGTCGTACTTCCTGGACGTGAACGGGCGGCCCCAGCGCATCAGCGCGTGCGAGTGCGAACGGGTGAGCGAAGCGAACCTCGCGGCCGTGCTGCACATGCTCAACAGTGACGAGGTGGAGGGCAAGATCAAGCGCGGGGGCGGGCGCGCGGACGCGCTCACCAAAGCGGACGACAAGCGCCCGGACGAAGAGAAGGTCACGGACCTGTTCCTGTGGGTGTTCGCCCGCAAGCCAACGAAGGACGACCTCGACGGGGCCATCGAGCACATCAAGAAGCTCGAAGCCAAGGGGGGCGCTGCGGGCAAGAAGACCGCCTACGAGAACATCCTGTGGGCGCTGGTGAACACCAAGGAGTTCTGGTTCAATCAGTAA
- a CDS encoding class I SAM-dependent methyltransferase: MTTPAAPPPVLSTSIGDFPLSECRLRVGDKELSVLHTDAVLSLGEETRFLNDPDRRAPYGAVLWPGAIALAHEIAARAAEFRGKTVLELGAGTGLPGIVAAALGATVVQTDRSELIIHVCRLNGERNRMAGIEYRLADWTEWAEETRYDWIVGSDILYADTQHEHLRRIFSGNLAPGGRVLLSDPYRPPSLPLLQGLEAGGWRARHSRWAIDTGDEARAVAVYELTPP; the protein is encoded by the coding sequence ATGACCACACCTGCCGCTCCGCCGCCGGTCCTCAGCACCAGCATCGGCGATTTTCCGCTCTCCGAGTGCCGCCTCCGGGTCGGTGACAAGGAGCTGTCGGTGCTGCACACGGACGCCGTTCTCAGTCTCGGCGAGGAGACGCGGTTCCTGAACGACCCGGACCGGCGCGCGCCCTACGGGGCGGTGCTGTGGCCGGGTGCCATCGCACTGGCGCACGAGATCGCCGCTCGCGCGGCCGAGTTCCGGGGGAAGACCGTGCTGGAACTGGGGGCCGGCACCGGCTTACCGGGCATCGTGGCCGCCGCGCTCGGGGCGACGGTCGTCCAGACCGACCGGTCCGAGTTGATAATCCACGTGTGCCGGCTGAACGGCGAACGGAACCGAATGGCGGGAATCGAGTACCGGTTGGCCGACTGGACCGAGTGGGCGGAGGAGACCCGGTACGACTGGATCGTGGGCTCGGATATCCTGTACGCCGACACCCAACACGAACACTTGCGGCGGATCTTCAGCGGCAACCTCGCGCCCGGCGGACGGGTGCTGTTGTCCGACCCGTACCGCCCCCCCAGCCTCCCCCTACTGCAGGGGCTGGAAGCGGGCGGGTGGCGCGCGCGGCACTCGCGCTGGGCCATCGACACCGGTGACGAAGCCCGCGCGGTCGCGGTCTACGAACTGACCCCGCCGTAG
- a CDS encoding RNA polymerase sigma factor, translating to MARLLSGLVHRLGRVVARDGLAQLTDDELLRRFTADRDALAFEALVWRHGPMVLGVCGRVLGRTGDVEDAFQATFLVLVRRARAVRSGEALAGWLYRVARRVSTRLAREQGRRAARECLAARPEAVTEGAVEWSDWRALLDREVERLPAPYREAFILCSLEGRAQEDVARELGCPVGTLQSRLARAKERLRTRLSVCGVALPVLGAGTVSARLATTTVSAAIGLASGSPTSAAPVALALSQGMWKPMGILKAKVVFLTLVATAAAGSAVGYVEPPSVVRAAPHPASADPTPEELKKENERLRHEIAHLKKKLAAAMLPSGDVPTDQEVIKALPKPPAGATRDDIVIVKEKILDRLDPPRHFPNVGQARLRVQHWECSAYFTDIVVLPWPFSVKLTKPRVCVVYIDKDVLVPVSGGGK from the coding sequence GTGGCCCGCTTGCTTTCCGGTCTCGTCCACCGCCTCGGCCGGGTCGTCGCCCGTGACGGACTGGCCCAACTCACCGACGACGAGCTTTTGCGGCGATTCACCGCGGACCGAGACGCCCTCGCTTTCGAGGCCCTCGTCTGGCGGCACGGCCCGATGGTGCTCGGGGTCTGCGGGAGGGTACTCGGTCGGACCGGGGACGTTGAGGACGCTTTCCAGGCGACCTTCCTCGTGCTCGTGAGACGGGCTCGGGCCGTCCGCTCGGGCGAGGCCCTCGCCGGGTGGCTCTACCGCGTGGCACGTCGGGTCAGCACCCGCCTCGCTCGCGAGCAGGGCCGGCGGGCCGCGCGCGAGTGCCTTGCGGCCCGACCGGAAGCCGTCACCGAGGGCGCGGTCGAGTGGTCCGACTGGCGCGCGCTCCTCGACCGCGAGGTGGAGCGCCTGCCCGCCCCGTACCGCGAGGCGTTCATCCTGTGCAGTCTGGAAGGCCGGGCACAAGAGGACGTCGCGCGCGAACTCGGGTGCCCGGTCGGAACGCTCCAGTCGCGGCTCGCGCGGGCGAAGGAGCGGCTCCGCACGCGCCTCTCCGTCTGTGGCGTGGCGCTCCCGGTCCTGGGCGCGGGGACGGTCTCCGCTCGGCTCGCGACCACCACTGTGTCCGCGGCCATCGGGCTCGCAAGCGGTTCTCCAACCTCGGCGGCACCCGTCGCCCTTGCTCTTTCACAAGGAATGTGGAAACCAATGGGAATTCTCAAGGCGAAAGTCGTGTTCCTGACCCTCGTGGCAACTGCCGCCGCGGGGTCCGCGGTCGGGTACGTCGAGCCGCCGTCGGTAGTCCGGGCCGCTCCGCACCCCGCATCGGCGGACCCAACGCCCGAGGAGTTGAAGAAGGAAAACGAGCGACTCCGCCACGAGATCGCGCACCTGAAGAAGAAGCTGGCCGCAGCCATGCTCCCGAGCGGCGATGTCCCGACGGACCAGGAGGTTATCAAGGCCCTCCCGAAACCGCCGGCCGGGGCGACGCGGGACGACATCGTAATCGTGAAGGAGAAGATCCTCGATCGGCTCGACCCGCCGAGGCACTTCCCGAACGTCGGCCAGGCCCGGCTCCGGGTACAGCACTGGGAGTGCTCGGCCTACTTCACCGATATCGTGGTCCTGCCGTGGCCGTTCTCGGTGAAACTGACGAAGCCGCGTGTCTGCGTGGTGTACATCGACAAGGACGTGCTCGTGCCCGTGAGCGGCGGGGGGAAGTGA
- a CDS encoding sigma-70 family RNA polymerase sigma factor translates to MPVSVRKLCPPAESVLSDGDLLARFSSARDEAAFAELVRRHGPVVHRVCRRLVPAHADDAFQAVFLVLACRPERVRAPGAVGSWLVGVAGHVARQMRSAERRRAVHERAAARHESRDPWADAHELAAILDDELTRLPDGLRAPVVLCLMRGRTHAQAATDLGGSVRTLRRRLDRAKELLRARLERRGVIPAVATALVAGIGEAVGAVPPVLARQTVANVFQFLAGGAPTAPAAIVAKGVVNDMARFKVPALLAPAAAVLVCLGFVWSQDPLKPIDPPLREIPPTAAPPAPSVISPPWIDAGEAPKNETRTANFVVHAPTPVMARVMASEAEYHRRELALQWLGKELPAWSKPCFIRFAPGQVGGGATTFTFGNGANGAPTVTSMEMTLSGEFMGVLTNALPHEVTHTVLASFFGKPVPRWADEGLSVLAESATEQFNHDVRVRELLNAGRGIRLRVLVRMTEYPKDMIVLYAQGHSLTRFLAGRTKGVPVLMDVPILGDLFKKNAENEGRRRLLTFLYTGTEGNTAESWDKAAKEVYGFESINDLEEAWLEWLKKPISALQPPSDSTPRAPKANPGSLHQIPPTELPLPRGR, encoded by the coding sequence ATGCCCGTTTCGGTACGCAAACTCTGTCCGCCCGCGGAATCGGTGCTCTCGGACGGCGACCTGCTCGCGCGGTTCTCCTCCGCCCGCGACGAAGCGGCCTTCGCGGAACTCGTCCGCCGGCACGGGCCGGTCGTCCACCGCGTCTGTCGCCGACTGGTTCCCGCGCACGCCGATGACGCATTTCAGGCGGTGTTTCTCGTGCTCGCGTGCCGGCCGGAGCGGGTGCGCGCGCCGGGGGCGGTCGGGAGCTGGCTCGTCGGTGTTGCGGGGCACGTCGCCCGGCAAATGCGCAGCGCGGAGCGCCGACGGGCGGTACACGAGCGCGCCGCGGCGCGCCACGAGTCCCGTGATCCGTGGGCGGACGCGCACGAACTCGCCGCAATTCTGGACGACGAACTGACCCGGCTCCCGGACGGGCTCCGCGCGCCTGTCGTGTTGTGCCTGATGCGCGGGCGGACCCACGCACAAGCCGCAACGGACCTCGGCGGTAGTGTGCGCACTCTTCGGCGCCGATTGGACCGGGCGAAGGAGCTGCTCCGCGCCCGACTCGAACGGCGCGGGGTGATCCCGGCGGTCGCAACCGCCCTGGTTGCGGGAATCGGTGAAGCGGTCGGCGCGGTTCCGCCCGTTCTGGCCCGGCAGACGGTGGCAAATGTGTTTCAGTTCCTCGCCGGCGGTGCCCCCACTGCGCCGGCGGCGATTGTCGCGAAAGGAGTCGTAAACGATATGGCCAGGTTCAAAGTGCCCGCGCTGCTGGCGCCCGCCGCGGCGGTCCTCGTGTGCCTCGGGTTCGTGTGGTCCCAAGACCCGCTCAAACCCATTGATCCGCCTTTGCGGGAGATCCCGCCGACCGCCGCACCGCCCGCGCCGTCGGTGATAAGCCCGCCGTGGATCGACGCGGGCGAAGCGCCCAAGAACGAGACGCGCACGGCCAACTTCGTGGTCCACGCGCCGACTCCGGTAATGGCCCGGGTTATGGCGTCCGAAGCCGAGTACCACCGGCGCGAACTCGCGCTCCAGTGGCTCGGTAAGGAGCTGCCGGCGTGGTCCAAACCGTGCTTCATTCGGTTCGCTCCGGGACAAGTCGGCGGCGGAGCGACCACCTTCACATTCGGTAACGGCGCGAACGGGGCACCGACCGTCACCTCGATGGAAATGACTCTGAGTGGGGAGTTCATGGGCGTGCTAACCAACGCGCTCCCGCATGAGGTGACGCACACCGTACTGGCGTCGTTCTTCGGCAAGCCGGTCCCGCGGTGGGCGGACGAAGGGCTGTCCGTTCTGGCAGAATCCGCGACCGAGCAGTTCAACCACGACGTCCGTGTTCGCGAACTGCTCAACGCCGGGCGCGGGATTCGGCTCCGGGTGCTCGTGCGCATGACCGAGTACCCCAAAGACATGATCGTCCTTTACGCCCAGGGGCACTCACTGACCCGGTTCCTGGCCGGGCGGACGAAAGGGGTACCGGTGCTCATGGACGTCCCGATACTCGGTGATTTGTTTAAAAAGAACGCGGAGAACGAAGGGCGCCGCCGGCTCTTGACGTTCTTGTATACGGGCACTGAGGGTAACACCGCCGAGTCTTGGGACAAGGCCGCCAAAGAGGTCTACGGGTTCGAGTCAATCAACGATTTGGAGGAAGCATGGTTGGAATGGTTGAAGAAGCCGATAAGCGCGCTCCAACCACCATCGGACTCAACCCCCCGCGCACCGAAAGCGAACCCGGGTTCGTTGCACCAGATCCCGCCGACGGAACTACCGCTGCCTAGGGGCAGGTAG